In Streptomyces durocortorensis, a genomic segment contains:
- a CDS encoding DUF2510 domain-containing protein yields MSYATPPGWYPDEGAPGTERWWDGTAWTAHTRPLAAAHPDPRQPQTPSGFGPPSVPLPHQRVAQDGPGAGSRTKAVAIALCGVLVLGAAVTGAVLLGRDDSGTPAAPTTTTSAPAPVTTPTATATPSAEADPDDDPTVLVDQLNGITLPVPDGWEKPGSTLNDVPTIRTKDSYDCPGGSSFCYHGTVSTRTAQSGESDPKALAEADIVTAADNAYEEDTVGRRIHGGITSHKVLKAQEVTVAGRTGYLVRWRVTTGKGPGGVVQSLAFPSTVGSETPVIVRFAFDADVAELPLSLMDTIMRGIRPLGDSGTSGGVGASIGP; encoded by the coding sequence ATGAGTTACGCGACGCCGCCCGGCTGGTACCCGGACGAGGGAGCCCCCGGTACCGAACGCTGGTGGGACGGCACGGCCTGGACCGCGCACACCCGCCCGCTGGCCGCCGCCCACCCCGACCCCCGGCAGCCGCAGACCCCGTCGGGGTTCGGGCCCCCGTCGGTGCCCCTGCCGCACCAGCGCGTCGCCCAGGACGGGCCCGGGGCCGGCAGCCGCACGAAGGCCGTCGCGATCGCGCTCTGCGGGGTGCTGGTGCTGGGCGCGGCCGTCACCGGGGCCGTCCTCCTCGGCCGTGACGACAGCGGTACGCCGGCGGCCCCGACGACGACCACATCGGCACCGGCCCCCGTCACCACCCCGACGGCCACCGCTACCCCGTCCGCCGAGGCGGACCCCGACGACGACCCCACCGTCCTGGTCGACCAGCTCAACGGGATCACGCTGCCGGTGCCCGACGGCTGGGAGAAGCCGGGAAGCACCCTCAACGACGTGCCCACCATCCGCACCAAGGACTCCTACGACTGCCCCGGCGGGTCGTCCTTCTGCTACCACGGCACGGTCAGCACCCGGACCGCGCAGTCGGGCGAGAGCGACCCCAAGGCCCTGGCCGAGGCCGACATCGTCACCGCCGCCGACAACGCCTACGAGGAGGACACCGTGGGCCGGCGCATCCACGGCGGCATCACGTCCCACAAGGTGCTCAAGGCGCAGGAGGTCACCGTCGCCGGACGCACCGGCTACCTCGTGCGCTGGCGGGTCACCACGGGCAAGGGCCCCGGCGGTGTCGTGCAGTCCCTCGCCTTCCCCTCGACGGTGGGCAGCGAGACCCCGGTGATCGTCCGGTTCGCCTTCGACGCGGACGTGGCGGAGCTGCCGCTCTCGCTGATGGACACGATCATGCGGGGCATCCGGCCGCTGGGCGACAGCGGGACGAGCGGGGGAGTGGGCGCGTCGATCGGCCCCTGA
- a CDS encoding LysR family transcriptional regulator: MTGDDVHTPPAPLSHRVPDLGALELLLAVARHGSLGRAARDVGITQPAASSRVRSVERQLGVALLDRSPRGSRLTDAGALVTDWARRIVEAAEAFDAGAQALRDRRDSRLRVAASMTIAEYLLPGWLIALRAERPDTAVSLLAGNSAAVARRLVTGEADLGFVEGLSIPEGLDGTVIAHDRLVVVVAPTHRWARRRTPLLPGELAATPLILREQGSGTRQVLDAALAVHGGLAQPLLEVSSTTAVKSAAESGAGPCVLSELALGEELSARRLVQVPVAGVRLRRQLRAVWPAGHRPTGPARDLLTLTGRDS, from the coding sequence ATGACCGGCGACGACGTACACACTCCCCCCGCCCCCCTCTCCCACCGCGTCCCCGACCTCGGGGCGCTGGAACTGCTGCTCGCCGTCGCCCGCCACGGCAGTCTGGGCCGGGCCGCCCGGGACGTCGGCATCACCCAGCCCGCCGCCTCCAGCCGTGTGCGGTCCGTGGAGCGGCAGCTCGGCGTCGCCCTGCTGGACCGCTCCCCGCGCGGCTCCCGGCTCACCGACGCGGGCGCACTGGTCACCGACTGGGCGCGCCGGATCGTCGAGGCCGCCGAGGCGTTCGACGCGGGGGCCCAGGCGCTGCGCGACCGCCGCGACTCCCGGTTGCGGGTCGCCGCCAGCATGACGATCGCCGAGTACCTGCTGCCGGGCTGGCTGATCGCCCTGCGGGCCGAGCGCCCCGACACCGCGGTCTCGCTCCTCGCCGGCAACTCCGCGGCCGTCGCCCGCCGCCTGGTCACTGGCGAGGCCGACCTCGGCTTCGTCGAGGGCCTGTCGATACCGGAGGGCCTCGACGGCACCGTCATCGCCCACGACCGCCTCGTCGTCGTGGTCGCCCCCACCCATCGGTGGGCCCGCCGCCGAACCCCGCTGCTCCCCGGCGAACTCGCCGCCACACCGCTGATCCTGCGCGAACAGGGCTCCGGCACCCGCCAGGTCCTGGACGCCGCGCTCGCCGTGCACGGCGGCCTCGCCCAGCCCCTCCTGGAGGTCTCCTCCACCACGGCGGTCAAGAGCGCGGCGGAGAGCGGCGCGGGCCCGTGCGTCCTGAGCGAACTGGCCCTCGGCGAGGAGCTGTCGGCCCGCCGCCTCGTCCAGGTTCCGGTCGCGGGCGTACGGCTGCGCCGCCAACTGCGGGCCGTCTGGCCCGCGGGCCACCGCCCCACCGGCCCGGCCCGTGACCTGCTGACCCTGACGGGCCGGGACTCCTGA